In a single window of the Mustelus asterias chromosome 3, sMusAst1.hap1.1, whole genome shotgun sequence genome:
- the LOC144485788 gene encoding extracellular calcium-sensing receptor-like has product MCQLLFLLYLLPGPVWGQNDSLCRLRGRFDLPRIAKDGDIVIGGSFNIHYYREEKILDFRSQPGPPECKSFDLTQFQFAQTMIYTIEEINRKQVLIPNITLGYQIHDGCGDPAMSTKVTTLLISGQEETLADPKCKTTSNIPAIVTDAESMQSVAVARVITPFNVTMFSYSAAYDYLNNMYEFPTFFRTIPNDYHQVDGLAQLVKYFGWNWIGTIRSNSTYGALAMDEIIKSMESFGICIAFSEAVHKTDSKEKLSSLIDTIQRATTKIIVAFVAQADMAVLLQELVRQNVTGIQWIGSESWITMPGISPKRDTRFLAGTLGFAVPKAILPGLKEFLLKVHPSNYSGNVFVEEFWETMFECLWQKPENLSLRDSDVEVKLCTGEEKLEEIDNQYTDTSQLRIAYNVYKAVYAIAHSLNKMLSKTNFTFSQLDLWELLHHMYAVNFTAKNGESIYFDENLDTVPLYELVNWQVDSKGVAHVVTIGRYDGLVAFDKRFYINKENIIWINGKKEVPRGVCSDSCLPGTWKTVKKEMPLCCFTCIPCSDGEISNLTDSVSCLKCPPEYWSNGLKTQCVPKKIEFLSFYDEMGSSLMTLAVIGACLTVATAFIFYKYRQTPLVKANNSELSFLLLFALTLCFLCSLAFIDQPSVWSCMLRHTVFSITFVLCLSCILGKTLVVLMAFKTRLPNNTKIKWFSPMHQRLNVCALTSVQAIICIIWLTTSPPFPVNSTKYYKTIIILECNVGSMVYFCCVFSYIGALACLCCALAFLARKLPDNFNEATFITFSMFIFCAVWITFIPAYVSSPGKYTVAVEVFAILASSFGLLFCIFAPKCYIIILQPEKNTKKYLMRRSIATKI; this is encoded by the exons ATGTGTCAGCTCCTGTTTCTGCTGTATCTTTTGCCTGGCCCGGTTTGGGGgcagaatgattcactctgtcgACTTCGAGGGAGGTTTGACCTACCTCGGATAGCAAAAGACGGGGACATCGTCATTGGCGGATCGTTTAACATTCACTATTACAGAGAGGAGAAAATTCTCGACTTCAGATCCCAGCCAGGACCCCCAGAGTGCAAAAG TTTTGATCTGACGCAGTTTCAGTTTGCCCAGACCATGATTTACACCATCGAGGAGATAAACAGGAAGCAGGTCCTGATACCGAACATTACACTGGGCTACCAGATTCACGATGGCTGCGGGGACCCTGCTATGTCTACCAAAGTGACCACCCTGCTCATTAGCGGACAAGAGGAAACTCTTGCTGACCCGAAGTGCAAGACGACCTCTAACATCCCGGCGATAGTTACAGATGCGGAATCCATGCAGTCTGTCGCAGTTGCCAGAGTCATCACTCCCTTCAACGTGACAATG TTCAGCTATTCTGCTGCTTACGACTATCTCAACAACATGTACGAATTCCCCACCTTCTTCCGAACCATCCCAAATGACTACCACCAGGTGGATGGTCTAGCCCAGCTTGTCAAATACTTTGGATGGAACTGGATTgggacaataaggagcaattcCACCTACGGGGCCCTGGCAATGGACGAGATTATCAAAAGCATGGAGAGTTTCGGCATTTGCATCGCTTTCTCCGAAGCAGTCCACAAAACAGACTCCAAAGAGAAGCTGAGTAGTCTCATCGACACCATCCAGCGAGCCACTACCAAGATCATCGTTGCCTTCGTGGCTCAGGCAGACATGGCAGTGTTGTTGCAGGAACTAGTGCGCCAGAACGTGACTGGGATCCAGTGGATCGGCAGTGAGTCTTGGATCACTATGCCCGGCATCTCCCCCAAGAGAGACACCAGATTCCTGGCGGGGACACTGGGCTTCGCCGTACCCAAAGCGATCCTGCCGGGGCTGAAAGAATTCCTCCTCAAAGTTCACCCTTCCAACTACTCCGGAAATGTCTTTGTGGAAGAATTTTGGGAAACCATGTTTGAATGCCTCTGGCAAAAGCCGGAAAACCTGAGCCTGAGGGACAGCGATGTTGAGGTGAAACTGTGCACTGGAGAGGAAAAGCTGGAAGAAATCGATAATCAATACACTGATACATCGCAGCTGAGAATCGCTTACAATGTGTACAAAGCTGTGTACGCAATTGCACATTCACTCAATAAGATGCTATCAAAAACTAACTTTACCTTTTCGCAACTTGATCTTTGGGAG CTACTTCATCATATGTACGCTGTGAATTTTACCGCAAAGAATGGAGAAAGTATATACTTTGATGAAAACTTAGATACAGTCCCATTATATGAATTGGTAAATTGGCAGGTGGATTCTAAAGGTGTTGCTCATGTTGTGACAATTGGACGTTATGATGGACTTGTAGCTTTTGATAAAAGGTTCTATATAAACAAAGAAAATATTATTTGGATCAATGGGAAAAAGGAG GTCCCCCGGGGAGTTTGCTCTGACAGTTGTCTTCCTGGAACATGGAAAACAGTCAAAAAAGAAATGCCCTTGTGTTGTTTCACCTGCATACCTTGCTCTGACGGTGAGATCAGCAACCTGACAG ATTCAGTATCGTGCTTGAAATGCCCGCCAGAATATTGGTCCAATGGGTTAAAGACTCAATGTGTGCCAAAGAAGATTGAGTTCCTTTCATTTTATGATGAGATGGGAAGTTCCCTAATGACGCTGGCAGTGATTGGAGCCTGCTTGACTGTGGCGACAGCTTTTATCTTTTACAAGTACCGGCAGACACCTCTGGTCAAAGCCAATAATTCGGAGTTAAGCTTCCTGCTCCTTTTTGCTTTAACACTTTGCTTCCTCTGTTCTCTGGCCTTTATTGACCAACCCTCTGTCTGGTCCTGCATGCTGCGTCACACAGTTTTCAGTATAACTTTTGTCCTTTGCCTCTCGTGTATTTTGGGCAAAACGCTCGTCGTGTTAATGGCTTTCAAAACCAGACTCCCCAACAATACGAAGATCAAATGGTTTAGCCCAATGCATCAAAGACTGAATGTTTGTGCCCTCACCTCTGTGCAGGCTATCATTTGTATTATCTGGCTCACCACTTCACCTCCTTTCCCTGTTAACAGCACAAAGTACTACAAGACTATCATTATACTGGAATGTAACGTTGGCTCCATGGTGTATTTCTGCTGTGTGTTCAGTTACATCGGTGCTCTTGCGTGTCTGTGCTGCGCACTCGCATTTTTAGCCCGAAAACTGCCAGATAACTTCAACGAGGCAACTTTTATAACCTTCAGCATGTTTATATTTTGCGCAGTGTGGATCACGTTTATCCCAGCTTACGTCAGCTCCCCAGGAAAGTACACGGTGGCCGTAGAAGTTTTTGCAATTCTGGCGTCGAGCTTCGGTCTGCTGTTCTGCATTTTTGCCCCCAAGTGTTACATCATcatcctccaaccagaaaagaaCACAAAGAAATATTTAATGCGCAGATCGATTGCAACAAAAATCTGA